In a genomic window of Variovorax paradoxus:
- a CDS encoding ferrochelatase, with the protein MFFEAERKRFFRPLNSSRRELVVACLRALYERLHGPAADYAHTMTRDSLRELLMAVVRDNPDRLTAEAEQDEFSSADGEPLQLTNLLMRALITDGWLEQFADRHGLVTAFRFSRPGKLFAEALWTLDRPSRSRQRNMRGCRNALDAALQPRGDAHDLVDAYEYAEKVIEDLTEGIDYFQELVRHLMQTASVQHQWSEFVEFLDRFQREYSKQLTADNAMLNRQAIRHNLERLRQVNDAKFRRMDEQLHDIAHWAVKEHAGSTVYEWLLRRIEAIVDAACETKQPGFLKAMETYLKRVNGLAMQSLMLRAGQTRHAYLQGIQRVAQTEDREAQDRLLLHYGAHLASAEVRLLDPASFKLRTVTQRRKAVTVTIRPRTTREERLAAAVARAEAEAFSLPNELVAEGLRADLRIFRHPVRLSALPTESAEDVLKAMQAVEAARASGSDFSVRRLPTRMDNPAYSGSDYEIDLKK; encoded by the coding sequence GTGTTCTTCGAGGCCGAACGCAAGCGCTTCTTCCGACCGCTGAACAGCTCCCGCCGGGAGCTCGTCGTGGCGTGCCTGCGCGCGCTGTACGAGCGCCTGCACGGTCCAGCTGCCGACTACGCGCACACGATGACGCGGGACTCGCTGCGCGAACTACTCATGGCCGTCGTGCGAGACAACCCCGACCGGCTTACCGCCGAGGCTGAACAGGACGAGTTCAGCAGCGCCGACGGCGAGCCACTTCAGCTGACGAACCTGCTGATGCGAGCGCTCATCACTGACGGGTGGCTGGAACAGTTCGCCGACCGACACGGCCTGGTGACGGCATTTCGGTTTTCTCGTCCGGGCAAGCTGTTCGCCGAAGCGCTGTGGACGCTCGACCGCCCGAGCCGAAGCCGGCAGCGGAACATGCGTGGCTGCCGCAATGCCTTGGACGCGGCGCTGCAGCCGCGTGGCGATGCCCACGACCTCGTCGACGCCTACGAGTACGCCGAAAAGGTCATCGAGGACCTGACAGAAGGCATCGACTACTTTCAGGAGCTGGTGCGCCACTTGATGCAGACGGCATCAGTGCAGCACCAGTGGAGCGAATTCGTCGAGTTCCTCGACCGCTTCCAGCGCGAGTACTCTAAGCAGCTGACGGCGGACAACGCCATGCTTAATCGGCAGGCCATCCGCCATAACCTGGAGCGACTGCGCCAGGTGAACGATGCGAAGTTCCGCCGGATGGACGAACAGCTCCACGACATCGCCCATTGGGCAGTAAAGGAGCACGCGGGTTCCACGGTCTACGAGTGGCTTCTCAGGCGCATCGAGGCCATCGTCGATGCAGCCTGCGAAACCAAGCAGCCAGGCTTCCTCAAGGCGATGGAGACCTACCTCAAGCGTGTCAACGGGCTGGCGATGCAGTCGCTGATGCTGCGAGCGGGGCAGACGCGCCACGCCTACCTACAGGGCATCCAGCGGGTGGCCCAGACGGAAGACCGCGAAGCGCAGGACCGGCTTCTTCTCCACTACGGCGCGCACCTGGCGAGCGCTGAGGTACGGCTGCTCGACCCAGCGAGCTTCAAGCTGCGAACTGTGACGCAACGACGCAAAGCCGTCACCGTCACCATCCGGCCGCGAACCACCCGCGAGGAGCGCCTCGCTGCCGCAGTGGCTCGCGCCGAAGCCGAGGCTTTCTCGCTCCCCAATGAACTTGTGGCTGAGGGCCTGCGGGCGGACCTGCGCATCTTCCGCCACCCGGTGAGGCTGTCCGCCTTGCCGACAGAGAGCGCAGAAGACGTGCTCAAAGCAATGCAGGCGGTTGAAGCCGCACGGGCCAGTGGAAGTGACTTCTCAGTGCGCAGGCTGCCGACGCGCATGGACAACCCGGCCTATTCCGGCAGCGACTACGAAATCGACCTGAAGAAATGA